In one Drosophila pseudoobscura strain MV-25-SWS-2005 chromosome X, UCI_Dpse_MV25, whole genome shotgun sequence genomic region, the following are encoded:
- the Ptp4E gene encoding tyrosine-protein phosphatase 10D isoform X2 has product MDCAAQQPQSQPQQQEEAPAEAEQHTHGRRRLRQQLTQIQPSLAHPHMWILLSILTIFWPQYSSGADLVINVPNASSNDNAFYRIDYSPPFGYPEPNTTIPASEIGKDIKFSRALPGTEYNFWLYYTNSTHQELLTWTVNITTAPDPPASLSVQLRSSKSAFITWKPPRTGNYSGFRIKVLGLTDLPFNRSYALDDRETLQLSVKELTPGGSYQVQAYTIYQGKESVAYTSRNFTTKPNTPGKFIVWFRNETTLLVLWQPPFPAGIYTHYKVSITPDDAIESVLYVEREGEPPGPAQAAFKGLVPGREYNISVQTVSEDETSSVPTTARYLTVPERVLNVTFDEAHTTSSSFRVRWEPPRTYSEFDGYQVMLSTSRRIFNVPRTDAASVTFDYPDILEPGRTYDVVVKTIADNVNSWPATAVVTLRPRPVRFLGGFLDDRSNALHVSWEPAETGKQDGYRIRYHEQTNESEVAVASLHSAPSALDTVIDTALTEYTLDSLQAGRRYLVGVQALSNGVASNVTYITRYTRPAAPIIQELRSIPLGLNISWKSDVNSQQDRYEVHYQRNGTREERTIATNETGLTINYLHAGSGYEIKVYAISHGIRSEPHSYFQAVFPKPPLNLTLQTVHTNLVVLHWQPPEGSDFSEYVVRYRTAASPWQRLANVHESHARIEDMHYGERYLIQVNTISFGVESPSPLELNVTMPPHPVSNVVPLVDSRNLTLEWPRPDGHIDYYTLKWWPTDEGDHVEYKNVTQLEDLTSPSVRIPIEDLSPGRQYKFEVQASSNGIRSGVTHLSTRTMPLIQSDVFISNARAGGTEQAESDAHGNGEEETITLSYTPTPASSTRFDIYRFSMGDPQIKDKEKMANDTERKLTFSGLSPGRLYNVTVWTVSGGVASLPIQRLYRLHPLPISGLEATQVAAREISLRWTAPAGEYTDFELQYLSADEEAPQLLQNVTRLTQITLHGLRPYHNYTFTVVVRSGSSGPSTSSSSSTGREDGQSPPTLMRSSAPISASYQTLAAPPGRVDYFQPSDVQPAEVSFVWLLEPREQHGPIDYFRISCQNIDDAADIVASQEFPANATQGRIDSLVPGNKYIFRIQAKSALGFGAEREHVQLMPILAPPVPEPSVTPLEVGRTSSTIEISYRQSYFSNAHGLVRFYTIIVAEDVGKNASGLEMPSWQDVQSYTVWLPYQAIEPYNPFAAASGVDSANARVVRRSMSPMGGSLLEHFTIGSANCDKHQTGYCNGPLRAGTTYRIKVRAFTDDDKFTDTAYSVPITTERNDTLIVVVTMLSLALIAAILLVAYCQRRCHLIRRASKLSRMQDELAALPEGYVTPNRPIHVKDFGEHYRLMSADSDFRFSEEFEELKHVGRDQACSFANLPCNRPKNRFTNILPYDHSRFKLQPVDDDDGSDYINANYMPGHNSPREFIVTQGPLHSTREEFWRMCWESNSRAIVMLTRCFEKGREKCDQYWPVDRVAMFYGDIKVQLIIDTHFRDWSISEFMVSRNCESRIMRHFHFTTWPDFGVPEPPQSLVRFVRAFRDAIGTDMRPIIVHCSAGVGRSGTFIALDRILQHIHKSDYVDIFGIVFAMRKERVFMVQTEQQYVCIHVCLLAVLEGKEHLLADSLELHANDGYEERPNQQQQQQQMKPKMGTLGAAMGAKTLRASLALAEELDQELMGKQDEEHTMTGVALSDIIIKPNEEADAEEAEEDDDEDDDDDDDQQPLNNETTATLSTASSSSISEDQVDHQEQQQQQHKQRDQGRICPKSDAETDEDDDDDDDDEDGDKEDGVGAKRREADEDGWW; this is encoded by the exons TATTCGAGTGGAGCCGATCTGGTGATCAATGTCCCCAATGCGAGCAGCAATGACAATGCCTTCTACAGGATCGACTACAGTCCGCCGTTTGGCTATCCGGAACCGAACACCACGATACCGGCCAGCGAGATTGGCAAGGACATCAAGTTCTCCCGCGCCCTGCCCGGCACCGAGTACAACTTCTGGCTGTACTACACAAACTCCACGCACCAGGAGCTGCTCACCTGGACGGTGAACATAACAACAG CTCCCGATCCGCCAGCGAGTCTGAGCGTACAGTTGCGCTCCAGCAAGAGCGCTTTCATCACATGGAAGCCCCCAAGGACGGGCAATTATTCGGGCTTTCGGATCAAGGTGCTGGGTCTCACCGATCTGCCCTTCAATCGGAGCTATGCGCTGGACGACAGAGAGACGCTCCAGTTGTCGGTCAAGGAGCTGACACCGGGCGGCAGCTACCAAGTGCAGGCCTATACCATCTACCAGGGCAAAGAGTCGGTGGCCTACACGAGTCGCAACTTCACCACAA AGCCGAATACGCCGGGGAAGTTCATTGTGTGGTTCCGGAACGAGACGACGCTCCTGGTGCTGTGGCAGCCGCCGTTTCCGGCCGGCATCTACACTCACTACAAGGTCTCGATTACGCCGGACGATGCCATCGAGAGTGTGCTCTATGTGGAGCGCGAGGGCGAGCCGCCGGGTCCGGCGCAGGCGGCATTCAAGGGCCTCGTCCCAGGGCGGGAATATAATATATCCGTGCAGACGGTGTCCGAGGATGAGACCTCGTCTGTGCCGACCACAGCACGCTACCTCACGGTGCCGGAGCGCGTACTGAATGTGACCTTTGACGAGGCCCACACCACGTCCAGCTCGTTCCGGGTGCGATGGGAACCGCCGCGCACCTACAGCGAATTCGATGGCTACCAGGTGATGCTGTCGACATCGCGGCGAATCTTCAATGTACCTCGCACGGACGCCGCCAGCGTCACCTTCGACTACCCCGATATCCTGGAGCCGGGACGCACCTACGATGTGGTGGTGAAGACCATTGCCGACAATGTCAACTCGTGGCCGGCCACTGCCGTGGTGACGCTGCGTCCACGACCCGTACGCTTCTTGGGCGGTTTCCTGGACGATCGCAGCAATGCGCTGCACGTCTCTTGGGAACCGGCGGAGACGGGCAAACAGGACGGGTATCGCATCAG ATACCATGAGCAAACGAACGAGAGTGAGGTGGCTGTGGCTTCGCTCCATTCCGCTCCATCAGCTCTGGACACGGTGATAGACACCGCGCTCACAGAGTACACGCTGGACTCTCTGCAGGCGGGTAGGCGCTATCTGGTCGGGGTGCAGGCCCTCTCGAATGGCGTCGCCTCGAATGTCACGTACATCACTCGCTACACTCGGCCGGCAGCGCCCATCATCCAGGAGCTGCGCAGCATACCCTTGGGCCTGAATATCAGCTGGAAGAGCGATGTGAATTCACAGCAGGATCGCTACGAGGTGCACTACCAGCGGAATGGCACGCGCGAGGAGCGCACCATAGCCACCAACGAGACGGGGCTGACGATCAACTACCTGCACGCGGGCTCCGGCTACGAGATCAAGGTGTATGCCATCAGTCATGGCATACGCAGTGAGCCGCACTCCTACTTCCAAGCTGTCT TTCCCAAACCGCCTCTCAATCTCACACTGCAGACGGTGCACACAAATCTGGTGGTGCTCCATTGGCAGCCGCCGGAGGGCAGCGATTTCAGCGAGTATGTGGTGCGCTATCGCACGGCTGCATCGCCATGGCAGCGGCTGGCCAATGTCCATGAGAGTCATGCCCGCATCGAGGACATGCACTACGGGGAGCGGTATCTCATCCAAGTGAACACCATCAGCTTTGGCGTGGAGAGTCCCAGTCCATTGGAGCTGAACGTCACCATGCCGCCCCACCCAGTGTCGAATGTGGTGCCGCTGGTCGACTCGCGCAATCTCACCCTCGAATGGCCCCGTCCCGATGGACACATCGACTACTATACCCTCAAGTGGTGGCCCACCGATGAGGGGGATCACGTCGAATACAAGAATGTCACACAACTGGAGGATT TGACATCGCCCAGCGTACGGATACCCATTGAGGATTTGTCGCCCGGCAGACAGTACAAATTCGAGGTGCAGGCCAGCTCCAATGGCATACGATCGGGTGTCACGCACCTCTCTACGCGCACCATGCCTCTGATCCAGTCGGATGTGTTCATTTCGAATGCCCGAGCAGGCGGGACGGAGCAGGCCGAAAGCGATGCCCATGGCAATGGCGAGGAGGAGACCATCACATTGAGCTACACCCCGACACCGGCATCGAGCACACGTTTCGACATCTATCGCTTCTCGATGGGCGATCCCCAGATCAAGGACAAGGAGAAGATGGCCAACGATACGGAGCGCAAGCTGACATTCTCGGGTCTATCGCCGGGTCGTTTGTACAATGTGACCGTGTGGACCGTTAGCGGCGGCGTGGCCAGCCTGCCCATCCAGCGGCTGTACAGGCTCCATCCGCTGCCGATCAGCGGCCTGGAGGCCACACAGGTGGCGGCCCGTGAGATCAGCCTGCGCTGGACGGCGCCCGCGGGGGAGTACACCGACTTTGAGCTGCAGTATCTCAGCGCCGATGAGGAGGCaccgcagctgctgcagaatGTCACGAGGCTGACACAGATAACGCTCCATGGACTACGACCGTACCACAACTATACCTTTACGGTGGTTGTGCGCTCCGGGAGCAGcggccccagcaccagcagcagcagcagcacgggcCGAGAGGATGGACAGTCGCCGCCCACCCTGATGCGCAGCAGTGCCCCGATCTCGGCCAGCTATCAGACACTGGCCGCGCCACCCGGCCGCGTCGACTACTTCCAGCCCAGCGATGTGCAGCCCGCGGAGGTGAGTTTCGTGTGGCTGCTGGAGCCGCGTGAACAGCACGGGCCCATCGATTATTTCCGCATCAGCTGCCAGAATATCGACGATGCGGCGGATATTGTGGCCAGCCAGGAGTTCCCGGCAAACGCCACCCAAGGGCGGATCGATAGCCTGGTGCCCGGCAACAAGTACATCTTTCGCATTCAAGCGAAGTCCGCCTTGGGCTTCGGCGCCGAGCGAGAGCATGTCCAGCTGATGCCCATTCTGGCGCCGCCCGTTCCCGAGCCGAGTGTTACGCCCCTGGAGGTGGGGCGGACGAGCAGTACCATTGAGATCAGCTACCGGCAGAGCTACTTCTCCAATGCCCATGGGCTGGTGCGCTTCTACACGATCATTGTGGCGGAGGATGTGGGCAAGAATGCATCTGGCTTGGAGATGCCCAGCTGGCAGGACGTGCAGTCGTATACGGTGTGGTTGCCCTATCAGGCCATCGAGCCCTACAATCCCTTTGCCGCCGCCTCTGGGGTGGACTCGGCGAACGCGCGTGTCGTCAGGAGGAGCATGAGCCCCATGGGTGGCTCCCTCTTGGAGCACTTTACGATCGGATCGGCCAACTGCGATAAACATCAGACGGGATATTGCAATGGGCCGCTGCGAGCGGGCACCACGTACCGGATCAAGGTGCGTGCCTTCACCGACGACGACAAGTTCACGGACACCGCATACAGTGTGCCCATCACAACGGAGCGCAACGACACCCTCATTGTGGTGGTCACGAtgctgtcgctggctctgaTTGCCGCCATTCTGCTGGTGGCCTACTGCCAGCGACGCTGTCATCTTATTCGTCGCGCCTCCAAGCTGTCGCGGATGCAGGACGAGCTAGCCGCCTTGCCCGAGGGCTATGTGACGCCCAATCGGCCCATTCATGTGAAGGACTTTGGGGAGCACTACCGACTGATGTCCGCCGACTCGGACTTTCGCTTCAGCGAGGAGTTTGAGGAGCTGAAGCATGTGGGACGCGATCAGGCCTGCAGTTTCGCCAATCTGCCGTGCAACCGGCCAAAGAATCGTTTCACCAACATCCTGCCCTACGACCATTCGCGCTTCAAGCTGCAGCCGGtggacgatgacgatggctcGGACTACATCAACGCCAACTACATGCCCGGCCACAATTCGCCGCGTGAGTTCATCGTCACCCAGGGACCGCTGCATTCGACGCGTGAGGAGTTCTGGCGCATGTGCTGGGAGAGCAACTCACGGGCCATTGTCATGCTGACGCGCTGCTTCGAGAAGGGGCGCGAGAAGTGCGACCAGTACTGGCCTGTCGATCGTGTGGCCATGTTCTATGGCGACATTAAGGTCCAACTGATCATCGATACGCATTTCCGGGACTGGAGCATCTCCGAGTTCATGGTCTCCAGG AACTGCGAATCGCGGATCATGAGGCACTTCCACTTCACCACTTGGCCGGACTTTGGGGTGCCGGAGCCGCCGCAGTCGCTGGTGCGTTTCGTGCGCGCCTTTCGCGACGCCATCGGCACCGATATGCGTCCCATTATTGTCCACTGCAGCGCTGGCGTCGGAAGATCGGGCACTTTCATTGCCCTCGATCGGATACTGCAGCACATCCACAAGTCCGACTATGTGGATATTTTTGGCATTGTGTTTGCCATGCGCAAGG AGCGCGTTTTTATGGTGCAGACGGAGCAGCAGTACGTGTGCATCCATGTGTGCCTGCTGGCGGTGCTCGAGGGGAAGGAGCATCTGCTGGCCGATTCTTTGGAGCTGCATGCCAATGACGGCTACGAGG AGCGCccgaatcagcagcagcagcaacagcaaatgaAACCCAAAATGGGAACCCTCGGAGCAGCCATGGGAGCCAAGACCTTGAGGGCATCACTGGCACTGGCCGAGGAGTTGGACCAGGAGCTGATGGGAAAGCAGGACGAGGAGCACACAATGACAGGTGTAGCCCTGTCGGACATTATCATTAAACCGAATGAAGAAGCTGATGCGGAGGAAGCTGAggaagacgacgacgaggacgatgatgacgatgatgatcaGCAGCCATTGAACAATGAGACGACAGCCACATTGTCGACAGCCAGCAGTAGCAGTATTAGTGAGGATCAGGTGGATCatcaggaacagcagcagcagcagcacaaacagCGTGACCAGGGAAGGATTTGCCCCAAGTCCGATGCAGAGACCGACgaagatgatgacgacgatgacgatgacgaagaCGGGGACAAGGAAGATGGAGTTGGGGCCAAGCGTCGCGAGGCTGATGAGGATGGATGGTGGTAG